One Cellulosimicrobium protaetiae genomic region harbors:
- a CDS encoding NAD-dependent epimerase/dehydratase family protein, translating into MPPRDPVVVVGVGQVADAVRRGLGAADVSPVDPDGWPDDARRLVVVAPAGEFGAPRAKTDAEQRARLALLGRRAGEAAVAAGIEHVVAVTSAAVHGATPGRAVIEDDDPVAVDDAPGFAGDVAAFEDALREALRGVPLGLVRPAVVVGPGIDTLLTRHFEAPRLLTVRGGERTWQLVHVEDVVSAVRVALDGGLVGGLTAGPLRDGLPDELDSETVAAAAGLRTVQLPPATAFGAAERLHRVGVLPSPANDLAFVVHPWSVSAGRLHGAGWEPTWTGAAALEVLLAEVRGRVGVAGIRFGGRDAAALGAAGAAVAALGTAAVWRQARARKP; encoded by the coding sequence GTGCCGCCTCGTGACCCCGTCGTGGTCGTCGGGGTCGGTCAGGTCGCGGACGCGGTCCGCCGGGGGCTGGGCGCGGCCGACGTGTCTCCCGTGGACCCCGACGGGTGGCCCGACGACGCACGCCGGCTCGTCGTCGTCGCCCCCGCGGGGGAGTTCGGGGCGCCGCGGGCGAAGACCGACGCCGAGCAGCGTGCCCGGCTCGCGCTCCTCGGCCGGCGCGCGGGCGAGGCCGCGGTCGCCGCGGGGATCGAGCACGTCGTCGCGGTGACCTCGGCGGCGGTGCACGGGGCGACGCCGGGTCGCGCGGTGATCGAGGACGACGACCCGGTCGCCGTCGACGACGCCCCCGGGTTCGCGGGGGACGTGGCCGCGTTCGAGGACGCGCTGCGCGAGGCGCTCCGCGGGGTGCCGCTCGGCCTGGTGCGGCCGGCGGTCGTCGTCGGGCCGGGGATCGACACCCTCCTCACCCGGCACTTCGAGGCCCCACGGCTTCTCACGGTGCGCGGCGGGGAGCGCACGTGGCAGCTCGTGCACGTCGAGGACGTCGTCTCGGCGGTCCGCGTCGCGCTCGACGGCGGCCTGGTCGGCGGCCTGACCGCGGGCCCGCTGCGGGACGGGCTGCCCGACGAGCTCGACTCCGAGACGGTCGCGGCGGCGGCCGGGCTGCGCACGGTCCAGCTCCCGCCGGCGACGGCCTTCGGCGCGGCGGAGCGCCTGCACCGGGTCGGGGTGCTGCCGTCGCCGGCGAACGACCTCGCGTTCGTCGTGCACCCCTGGTCGGTCTCCGCCGGGCGTCTGCACGGCGCCGGGTGGGAGCCGACCTGGACGGGCGCGGCCGCGCTCGAGGTGCTGCTCGCGGAGGTGCGCGGCCGGGTGGGGGTCGCGGGGATCCGGTTCGGGGGACGCGACGCGGCGGCCCTGGGCGCGGCGGGCGCGGCCGTCGCTGCCCTCGGCACCGCGGCGGTGTGGCGGCAGGCCCGAGCGCGCAAGCCGTGA
- a CDS encoding PPA1309 family protein: MPQPDDVAPSPVPATGPGPVAPGGPTPQHALALAVHEVEAHAADAGWDAPPRLFALVATAGALAADPTLADRLPPDVVAAAAADPHHLLSIEQEGFAVDGDLEDGLARVAWPATVDGAALVVERIVLPPAAEEGVPEDPDAALDYLTSHPDRQDVRLAVGVLRDGPAWCAVRSRAHDSATDVAGGPDLVPGLVTALRATLED, translated from the coding sequence ATGCCCCAGCCTGACGACGTCGCGCCCTCCCCCGTCCCCGCAACCGGTCCCGGCCCCGTCGCGCCCGGCGGCCCGACGCCGCAGCACGCGCTCGCGCTCGCCGTCCACGAGGTCGAGGCGCACGCGGCGGACGCGGGCTGGGACGCCCCGCCGCGGCTCTTCGCGCTCGTCGCGACGGCCGGGGCGCTCGCCGCGGACCCGACGCTCGCCGACCGCCTGCCGCCCGACGTCGTCGCGGCGGCCGCCGCCGACCCGCACCACCTGCTCTCGATCGAGCAGGAGGGCTTCGCGGTGGACGGCGACCTCGAGGACGGGCTCGCGCGCGTCGCCTGGCCCGCGACGGTCGACGGCGCGGCGCTCGTCGTCGAACGCATCGTGCTGCCCCCGGCCGCCGAGGAGGGTGTACCCGAGGACCCGGACGCCGCGCTCGACTACCTCACGTCGCACCCCGACCGCCAGGACGTGCGCCTCGCCGTCGGCGTGCTCCGCGACGGGCCCGCGTGGTGCGCCGTCCGGTCGCGCGCGCACGACTCCGCGACCGACGTCGCGGGCGGTCCGGACCTCGTCCCCGGACTCGTCACGGCGCTCCGGGCGACGCTCGAGGACTGA
- a CDS encoding ATP-dependent helicase, translated as MSTPPVSRPPSLRTADEILEALDPDQRDVAVALRGPVCVLAGAGTGKTRAITHRIAYGVRTGVYAPTSVLAVTFTARAAGEMRTRLRELGATGVQARTFHAAALRQLGYFWPKVVGGAPPRILEHKAPVIAESARRLGVGVDRVAVRDLSSEVEWAKVSLVTADDYVRACEAIDREPPAGYDHQTVARLITAYEDVKTERSVIDFEDVLLMLGDMLATQGGVADEVRRQYRHFVVDEYQDVSPLQQFVLDQWLGGREELCVVGDPSQTIYSFTGATPHHLLTFSRTHPGAQVIRLVRDYRSTPQVVNLANQLLARAGRAGGAHQALELVAQRPAGPPVAFTAYDDDEAEATGIAQRISRLLAAGTRASEIAVLYRTNAQSEAFESALADAGIGYLVRGGERFFQRKEVRDAIVLLRGAARSADPEVAMPETVRDVLAAAGWAPEPPAARGAARERWESTQALVALADDVAALAQAAEGPAPTVATFVAELDERAAAQHAPTVEGVTLASLHAAKGLEWDAVFLAGTSEGLMPISLAETDEAIAEERRLLYVGITRAREHLELSFARSRNPGGRATRRRTRFLDGLWPDEPGAHGTRRPRAGQAKLRLTGEYDRELFESLREWRRQVAQETDKPAFTVVVDTTLAAIAETRPTSTAALARINGLGPAKIERYGAEILEIVGRADR; from the coding sequence ATGTCCACGCCACCGGTCTCACGTCCGCCGTCCCTGCGTACCGCCGACGAGATCCTCGAAGCTCTCGACCCCGACCAGCGCGACGTCGCCGTCGCGCTGCGCGGTCCGGTGTGCGTGCTCGCCGGGGCCGGGACGGGCAAGACGCGCGCGATCACGCACCGCATCGCCTACGGCGTCCGCACCGGGGTGTACGCCCCGACGAGCGTGCTCGCCGTGACCTTCACCGCGCGGGCCGCGGGCGAGATGCGCACGCGCCTGCGCGAGCTCGGGGCGACGGGCGTCCAGGCGCGCACGTTCCACGCGGCGGCGCTACGACAGCTCGGATACTTCTGGCCCAAGGTCGTCGGGGGCGCGCCGCCGCGCATCCTCGAGCACAAGGCCCCGGTGATCGCCGAGTCGGCCCGCCGGCTCGGGGTCGGCGTGGACCGCGTCGCGGTGCGCGACCTGTCGTCCGAGGTCGAGTGGGCCAAGGTCTCCCTCGTCACCGCGGACGACTACGTCCGGGCGTGCGAGGCGATCGACCGCGAGCCGCCCGCCGGGTACGACCACCAGACCGTCGCGCGCCTCATCACCGCGTACGAGGACGTGAAGACCGAGCGCTCGGTCATCGACTTCGAGGACGTGCTCCTCATGCTCGGCGACATGCTCGCGACGCAGGGCGGGGTCGCGGACGAGGTGCGGCGCCAGTACCGCCACTTCGTCGTCGACGAGTACCAGGACGTCTCGCCGCTCCAGCAGTTCGTCCTCGACCAGTGGCTCGGGGGGCGTGAGGAGCTGTGCGTCGTCGGGGACCCGTCGCAGACGATCTACTCGTTCACGGGCGCGACGCCGCACCACCTCCTCACGTTCTCGCGCACGCACCCGGGCGCCCAGGTCATCCGGCTCGTGCGCGACTACCGCTCGACGCCGCAGGTGGTGAACCTCGCGAACCAGCTCCTCGCGCGCGCCGGGCGCGCGGGCGGGGCGCACCAGGCGCTCGAGCTCGTCGCCCAGCGGCCCGCGGGCCCGCCGGTCGCGTTCACGGCGTACGACGACGACGAGGCCGAGGCGACCGGCATCGCCCAGCGGATCTCGCGCCTGCTCGCGGCGGGGACGCGCGCGAGCGAGATCGCGGTCCTCTACCGCACCAACGCGCAGTCGGAGGCGTTCGAGTCGGCGCTCGCGGACGCCGGCATCGGCTACCTCGTCCGGGGCGGCGAGCGCTTCTTCCAGCGCAAGGAGGTGCGCGACGCGATCGTGCTCCTGCGCGGGGCGGCTCGCTCGGCCGACCCCGAGGTCGCGATGCCCGAGACGGTGCGCGACGTCCTCGCGGCGGCCGGCTGGGCGCCCGAGCCGCCCGCGGCGCGCGGCGCGGCACGCGAGCGGTGGGAGTCCACGCAGGCGCTCGTCGCGCTCGCGGACGACGTCGCGGCGCTCGCGCAGGCGGCCGAGGGACCGGCGCCGACGGTCGCGACCTTCGTCGCCGAGCTCGACGAGCGCGCCGCGGCGCAGCACGCCCCGACCGTGGAGGGCGTCACGCTCGCGTCGCTGCACGCGGCCAAGGGCCTCGAGTGGGACGCCGTGTTCCTCGCGGGCACGAGCGAGGGGCTCATGCCGATCTCGCTCGCGGAGACCGACGAGGCGATCGCGGAGGAGCGGCGCCTGCTCTACGTGGGCATCACGCGTGCCCGCGAGCACCTCGAGCTGTCGTTCGCCCGGTCGCGCAACCCGGGTGGCCGCGCGACGCGGCGTCGGACCCGCTTCCTCGACGGGCTGTGGCCGGACGAGCCGGGGGCGCACGGCACGCGCCGCCCGCGCGCCGGGCAGGCGAAGCTGCGGCTCACGGGGGAGTACGACCGCGAGCTGTTCGAGAGCCTGCGCGAGTGGCGGCGTCAGGTCGCGCAGGAGACGGACAAGCCGGCCTTCACGGTGGTCGTGGACACGACGCTCGCCGCGATCGCGGAGACCCGGCCCACCAGCACGGCCGCGCTCGCTCGGATCAACGGACTCGGGCCCGCGAAGATCGAGCGGTACGGCGCGGAGATCCTGGAGATCGTGGGTCGTGCGGATCGTTGA
- a CDS encoding M48 family metallopeptidase: MSVARETIVEVRRSRRRKSTVSAYRDGERTVVAIPARFTRAQEREWVQRMLDRLADSERRRRPSDDELERRAAELSEKYLDGRAHPTSVRWSGNQDRRWGSCTLIDGTIRISTRVRGMPPWVLDYVLLHELAHLLHAGHGPGFWKLLEAYPRTDRARGFLEGVSFARDAGHEDPDHEDPAHEDPDHEGEDSGDDAVPDGRALT; encoded by the coding sequence CTGAGCGTGGCCCGGGAGACGATCGTGGAGGTTCGGCGGAGCCGCCGACGCAAGAGCACGGTGAGCGCCTACCGTGACGGCGAGCGCACCGTCGTCGCGATCCCGGCGCGCTTCACGCGCGCGCAGGAGCGTGAGTGGGTCCAGCGCATGCTCGACCGCCTCGCCGACTCCGAGCGCCGCCGACGGCCCTCGGACGACGAGCTCGAGCGGCGGGCGGCGGAGCTGTCCGAGAAGTACCTCGACGGCCGGGCGCACCCCACGAGCGTGCGCTGGTCCGGCAACCAGGACCGACGGTGGGGGTCGTGCACCCTCATCGACGGGACGATCCGCATCTCGACCCGGGTGCGGGGGATGCCGCCCTGGGTGCTCGACTACGTGCTGCTGCACGAGCTCGCCCACCTGCTCCACGCCGGGCACGGCCCCGGCTTCTGGAAGCTGCTCGAGGCCTACCCGAGGACCGACCGGGCGCGCGGCTTCCTGGAGGGCGTGTCCTTCGCCCGCGACGCCGGGCACGAGGACCCGGACCACGAGGACCCGGCACACGAGGACCCGGACCACGAGGGGGAGGACTCGGGCGACGACGCGGTCCCCGACGGGCGCGCCCTGACCTGA
- a CDS encoding WhiB family transcriptional regulator, which yields MTGTAVLGSCDDDVHTHDRTSLEDIVRLTALLDNITAQGGSGPWVPHQPLATPLGEQDSAEFDRLLAGLLPCRTNDPELWFAERSAEVEEAKALCRTCPLVEGCLAGAIERREPWGVWGGEVFVDGVVVARKRGRGRPSKAEVLAREAERQVQEAARAGAGASVGASTAA from the coding sequence ATGACGGGGACCGCTGTCCTCGGGTCCTGTGACGACGACGTTCACACCCACGACAGGACATCACTGGAGGACATCGTGCGGCTCACCGCGCTGCTCGACAACATCACTGCCCAGGGCGGATCCGGCCCCTGGGTCCCCCACCAACCGCTGGCCACCCCGCTCGGCGAGCAGGACTCCGCGGAGTTCGACCGTCTCCTCGCGGGCCTGCTTCCCTGCCGCACCAACGACCCGGAGCTCTGGTTCGCCGAGCGGTCCGCCGAGGTCGAGGAGGCCAAGGCACTGTGCCGCACGTGCCCCCTCGTCGAGGGCTGCCTCGCCGGCGCGATCGAGCGTCGGGAGCCCTGGGGCGTCTGGGGCGGAGAGGTCTTCGTGGACGGCGTCGTCGTCGCGCGCAAGCGCGGTCGCGGCCGTCCGAGCAAGGCCGAGGTGCTCGCCCGCGAGGCCGAGCGCCAGGTGCAGGAGGCCGCACGTGCCGGCGCCGGGGCGTCAGTCGGCGCCTCGACGGCGGCCTGA
- a CDS encoding ThiF family adenylyltransferase, whose translation MPRRRVLRPEARVLRRAPGEVQVGTDPRWSVRIAGLEPDDEEWLGALASPAGQRGGPDPVLAGATGASGRRSALVTLLEEAHLLVPARPRRAASTAPANGHADLGVLSALRPDGAGHRVLAARARSTVAVVGLGRVGAALALHLATAGVGTIVVDDPGTVLSTDVGSGAYRVRDVGASREAAVRRLVEEVAPAVVVAGTSSERTTAHVPAPPPDVVVVVEHGAADPGRVRRLVGEGVAHLSVVVREADVVVGPFVRPGLDPCLTCVDLRQADVDPCWPQLARQLRERRPAGSCEETLVAASAAAVALGQVLAALDGLVPRAATACIEIPAPDAVPRLRETSRHPLCGCGELARTPPDGAPLPMSGRRRGAD comes from the coding sequence GTGCCCCGACGACGAGTCCTGCGACCCGAGGCCCGCGTCCTGCGACGCGCCCCCGGAGAGGTGCAGGTCGGCACCGACCCCCGCTGGTCGGTGCGGATCGCGGGGCTCGAGCCGGACGACGAGGAGTGGCTGGGCGCGCTCGCGTCCCCCGCCGGGCAGCGTGGCGGCCCGGACCCGGTGCTCGCGGGGGCGACGGGCGCTTCCGGCCGGCGCAGCGCCCTCGTCACGCTGCTCGAGGAGGCGCACCTGCTCGTCCCGGCACGACCGCGACGTGCGGCCTCGACCGCGCCGGCGAACGGCCATGCCGACCTCGGCGTGCTCTCGGCCCTGCGGCCCGACGGCGCCGGGCACCGCGTGCTCGCGGCCCGCGCTCGGTCGACGGTCGCCGTCGTCGGGCTCGGGCGGGTGGGGGCGGCGCTCGCGCTGCACCTCGCGACCGCGGGGGTGGGCACGATCGTCGTCGACGACCCGGGCACCGTCCTCTCGACCGACGTCGGGTCGGGTGCGTACCGGGTCAGGGACGTGGGTGCGTCGCGCGAGGCGGCGGTCAGGAGGCTCGTCGAGGAGGTCGCGCCCGCCGTCGTGGTCGCCGGGACGTCGTCGGAGCGCACGACGGCCCACGTCCCGGCTCCACCACCCGACGTCGTCGTCGTGGTCGAGCACGGCGCGGCGGACCCGGGACGGGTCCGGCGGCTCGTGGGTGAGGGGGTCGCGCACCTGTCCGTCGTGGTGCGGGAGGCCGACGTCGTCGTGGGACCGTTCGTCCGGCCGGGGCTCGACCCGTGCCTGACGTGCGTGGACCTGCGCCAGGCGGACGTCGACCCGTGCTGGCCGCAGCTCGCGCGGCAGCTCAGGGAACGACGGCCTGCGGGGTCGTGCGAGGAGACGCTCGTCGCGGCGTCGGCGGCCGCCGTCGCGCTCGGTCAGGTCCTGGCAGCCCTGGACGGGCTGGTGCCCCGCGCAGCCACGGCCTGCATCGAGATCCCTGCTCCCGATGCCGTGCCGCGGCTGCGCGAGACGAGCCGCCACCCGCTCTGCGGGTGCGGCGAGCTGGCGCGCACGCCCCCGGACGGGGCGCCGCTGCCCATGTCAGGCCGCCGTCGAGGCGCCGACTGA
- a CDS encoding zinc-dependent metalloprotease, translated as MSSLPPDRTPGPDDDTPFDPRFEELLRSMLGPDADEALRELRARGLDPQALAAGGAADPQLFQHVLAQVQRLLSTPSDGPVNTDVSHDVARQVAVAEGDPSVTTAQQRAVTESLSVAELWLDAVTDLPPSGGRAQAWSRSEWVEHTLPAWNELVAPVAASVADALATVLRDQLPEGLGDDPSALPGVGFTLPGQVPGLPAGALGMPGDPAALMQRLGSAVFGMQVGQAAGTLSREVFGATDVGLPLLDQPGTVLLPTNVEAFAEGLDAPAEEVRLFLALREAAHARLFTHVSWLRGHLRSLVDAYARGITIDLSALESQLADVDLTDTGALQQALSGGVFGLQNTPEQQATLLRLETTLALVEGWVDEVTAAAALPHLPHAVPLREMLRRRRAAGGPAEHTFATLVGLELRPRRSRDAAALWALIAAQSGSSARDGVWDHPDLLPDATDLDDPTGYESRRAVTRIEEADVDRALEEIFRAAASGGSDEDPSTDEPHDDGTTDGDGAAR; from the coding sequence ATGAGCAGCCTTCCCCCCGACCGCACACCCGGACCGGACGACGACACGCCCTTCGACCCGCGGTTCGAGGAGCTGCTCCGCTCGATGCTCGGACCCGACGCGGACGAGGCGCTGCGCGAGCTGCGCGCCCGCGGCCTCGACCCCCAGGCGCTCGCCGCCGGGGGCGCGGCCGACCCGCAGCTGTTCCAGCACGTCCTCGCGCAGGTCCAGCGGCTGCTGTCGACGCCGAGCGACGGCCCCGTGAACACCGACGTCTCGCACGACGTCGCGCGCCAGGTCGCCGTCGCCGAGGGCGACCCCTCCGTCACGACGGCGCAGCAGCGGGCCGTCACCGAGTCGCTGTCCGTCGCCGAGCTGTGGCTCGACGCCGTGACCGACCTCCCGCCGTCGGGCGGACGCGCCCAGGCCTGGAGCCGCTCCGAGTGGGTAGAGCACACGCTCCCGGCGTGGAACGAGCTCGTCGCTCCGGTCGCCGCGTCCGTCGCCGACGCGCTCGCGACCGTCCTGCGCGACCAGCTCCCGGAGGGCCTCGGGGACGACCCGTCCGCGCTCCCGGGCGTCGGCTTCACGCTCCCGGGCCAGGTCCCCGGTCTGCCCGCGGGCGCGCTCGGGATGCCGGGCGACCCCGCGGCGCTCATGCAGCGCCTCGGCTCGGCCGTCTTCGGCATGCAGGTCGGCCAGGCCGCCGGGACGCTGTCGCGCGAGGTCTTCGGTGCCACCGACGTGGGGCTCCCCCTGCTCGACCAGCCCGGGACGGTCCTGCTGCCGACGAACGTCGAGGCGTTCGCCGAGGGACTCGACGCGCCGGCCGAGGAGGTACGGCTCTTCCTCGCGCTCCGCGAGGCCGCCCACGCGCGCCTCTTCACGCACGTGTCGTGGCTGCGCGGGCACCTGCGCAGCCTCGTCGACGCGTACGCGCGCGGCATCACGATCGACCTGTCCGCACTCGAGTCGCAGCTCGCCGACGTCGACCTCACCGACACCGGTGCCCTGCAGCAGGCGCTCTCGGGCGGTGTGTTCGGGCTCCAGAACACGCCCGAGCAGCAGGCGACGCTGCTCCGGCTGGAGACGACGCTCGCGCTCGTCGAGGGCTGGGTCGACGAGGTGACGGCGGCCGCGGCGCTCCCCCACCTGCCGCACGCCGTCCCGCTGCGCGAGATGCTGCGACGACGACGCGCGGCGGGCGGCCCCGCCGAGCACACCTTCGCGACCCTGGTCGGGCTGGAGCTGCGTCCCCGTCGCTCGCGCGACGCGGCGGCGCTCTGGGCGCTCATCGCCGCGCAGTCCGGGTCGAGCGCGCGCGACGGCGTGTGGGACCACCCCGACCTCCTGCCCGACGCGACGGACCTCGACGACCCGACGGGCTACGAGAGCCGGCGGGCCGTGACCCGCATCGAGGAGGCCGACGTCGACCGCGCCCTCGAGGAGATCTTCCGAGCCGCGGCGAGCGGCGGGTCGGACGAGGACCCGTCGACGGACGAGCCGCACGACGACGGCACCACGGACGGGGACGGCGCCGCGCGCTGA
- a CDS encoding PDZ domain-containing protein, whose amino-acid sequence MSDAPSFDALLTEDEHTPPPVTRRTVTFGISLLVTTLLVAGLAILPAPYAVRSPGPTEDTLGEQGGTPLISITGAETFDSTGELRLTTVSVAGGPGYPVNLGQVVQGWFDRSRSVRPVEEVFPTGRTKEETEQQGQAEMISSQENATVAALTELGYEVPATLTVEAAVPDSGSDGVVEQGDVIVALDGAPVPTYQDLIDGLATVEPGADVTLGVVRDGTATDLTVTTTDGGDTALLGVFIDPTFDFPVDVTIQIEDIGGPSAGTMFALGIVDQLTPEDEANGVVIAGTGTMSVEGDVGPIGGIQQKLYGALRDGASWFLAPQANCPEVVGNVPEGLHVAAVSTLADARAAMEAIGAGEGDSLPTCEARG is encoded by the coding sequence GTGAGCGACGCCCCCTCCTTCGACGCCCTCCTCACCGAGGACGAGCACACCCCGCCGCCCGTGACCCGGCGGACCGTGACGTTCGGCATCTCCCTGCTGGTGACGACGCTGCTCGTCGCGGGCCTCGCGATCCTGCCCGCGCCGTACGCGGTCCGGTCGCCGGGGCCGACGGAGGACACGCTCGGCGAGCAGGGCGGCACACCGCTCATCTCCATCACGGGCGCCGAGACGTTCGACTCGACCGGCGAGCTGCGCCTGACGACCGTCTCCGTCGCGGGGGGACCGGGGTACCCGGTCAACCTCGGCCAGGTCGTGCAGGGCTGGTTCGACCGCTCGCGCAGCGTGCGACCCGTCGAGGAAGTCTTCCCGACCGGTCGTACCAAGGAGGAGACCGAGCAGCAGGGCCAGGCCGAGATGATCTCCTCCCAGGAGAACGCGACCGTCGCGGCGCTCACCGAGCTCGGGTACGAGGTCCCGGCGACCCTCACGGTCGAGGCCGCGGTCCCGGACAGCGGGTCGGACGGCGTGGTGGAGCAGGGCGACGTCATCGTCGCGCTCGACGGCGCGCCGGTCCCGACGTACCAGGACCTCATCGACGGGCTCGCGACGGTCGAACCGGGGGCCGACGTGACCCTCGGCGTCGTGCGCGACGGCACGGCGACCGACCTCACGGTCACGACGACCGACGGCGGCGACACCGCGCTGCTCGGCGTCTTCATCGACCCGACGTTCGACTTCCCGGTCGACGTCACGATCCAGATCGAGGACATCGGCGGCCCGAGCGCGGGCACGATGTTCGCGCTCGGCATCGTCGACCAGCTCACGCCCGAGGACGAGGCGAACGGTGTCGTCATCGCCGGGACGGGGACGATGAGCGTCGAGGGCGACGTCGGCCCGATCGGCGGCATCCAGCAGAAGCTGTACGGCGCCCTGCGCGACGGCGCGTCGTGGTTCCTCGCGCCGCAGGCGAACTGCCCCGAGGTCGTGGGCAACGTCCCCGAGGGGTTGCACGTCGCCGCGGTCTCGACGCTGGCCGACGCCCGCGCCGCGATGGAGGCGATCGGCGCGGGCGAGGGCGACTCCCTCCCGACGTGCGAGGCGCGCGGCTGA